From the genome of Nicotiana sylvestris chromosome 2, ASM39365v2, whole genome shotgun sequence, one region includes:
- the LOC104242830 gene encoding transcription factor HHO5-like — MGSSSKELNLNLNCVYVPKIISDVLTEVSAIDDTSKKLTKLNHFVVSLEEELKKIEAFKRELPLCMVLLKDAIERLKEEALQYKGKNKGPVMAEFIPLKGNSDESGRIKKSNDISDKKNWMSSAQLWSTPVHYESIDLGKQGQFLHLKSSGVEGTERENEYQLGIYKLKNDRGAFMSFEENSVRSVKDVKKGLPVNDLSLCMTVDEREKGPNPVDASVKRENGGGRSNGCSSNFLQEKSQQRKQRRCWSPELHRRFVDALHQLGGPQVATPKQIREIMQVDGLTNDEVKSHLQKYRLHVRRVPVSGCSWSTMDEIGESSKTNATQSGSPEGPLHFTGSASAKGVSINEGETMEEEDNKSESYTWNGQIPKSIEAHV, encoded by the exons ATGGGTTCAAGTTCTAAAGAACTGAATTTGAATTTGAACTGTGTTTACGTGCCGAAAATCATTTCAGATGTTTTAACAGAAGTTTCTGCCATAGATGATACATCTAAGAAATTAACAAAGCTCAATCACTTTGTTGTTTCTTTAGAAGAAGAACTCAAAAAGATTGAAGCTTTCAAACGTGAATTGCCCCTTTGCATGGTTCTCCTAAAGGATG CTATTGAGAGATTAAAGGAGGAAGCTTTGCAGTATAAGGGAAAAAATAAAGGGCCTGTTATGGCGGAATTCATCCCATTGAAGGGTAATTCTGATGAAAGTGGAAGGATAAAAAAGTCAAATGACATAAGTGATAAGAAAAACTGGATGAGCTCTGCTCAGCTGTGGAGCACCCCAGTTCACTATGAAAGCATTGATCTTGGAAAGCAGGGACAATTTTTACACCTAAAATct AGTGGTGTAGAAGGGACTGAGAGAGAGAATGAATACCAGTTAGGAATATATAAATTGAAGAATGACAGAGGGGCATTTATGTCATTTGAAGAAAATTCTGTCCGATCGGTGAAAGATGTAAAAAAAGGTTTACCCGTCAATGATTTATCCCTATGTATGACTGTGGATGAGAGAGAAAAGGGTCCAAATCCAGTTGATGCGAGTGTGAAAAGAGAGAACGGCGGCGGCAGATCAAATGGGTGTAGTAGTAATTTTTTACAGGAAAAATCACAGCAGAGGAAACAGAGGCGTTGCTGGTCTCCAGAATTGCATCGTAGATTTGTTGATGCTCTTCATCAACTTGGAGGTCCCCAAG TGGCTACACCAAAACAGATAAGAGAGATCATGCAAGTGGATGGCCTAACCAATGACGAAGTGAAAAGCCATTTACAG AAGTATAGACTTCATGTCCGACGAGTCCCAGTATCGGGTTGTTCATGGTCTACAATGGATGAAATAGGGGAGTCTTCAAAGACAAATGCTACACAATCTGGTTCGCCTGAAGGCCCTCTTCATTTTACTGGTTCAGCTTCAGCTAAAGGTGTGTCTATAAATGAAGGAGAAACAATGGAAGAAGAGGATAATAAATCAGAAAGTTATACTTGGAATGGACAAATTCCAAAGAGCATTGAAGCTCATGTTTAA